From Parcubacteria group bacterium, a single genomic window includes:
- a CDS encoding radical SAM protein, which yields MVSMGELRDLANLSKLIWKMNRKQEFGFSFNVADRCPIGCDCYWRAQRRVKELSDDQVIKFFNEKKEKGYLIVTLVGGEPYVRPELLEKITPIIPANWLVTSGTTPLRKFPCTTHFVSVDGVNAETHDAVRKSSGLYNRIIKNISRARAAWQIFPIYIHTVLNTKNQNQVREILRTWLSNGLADGVVFSTHTPIKGAGDSTLRLSRFERINIVKELQRCKDEFGDFLVNTKAMIRFLHPDFTDSQNPTKCGTAHFVPSFDASGGRMKQCILSEKADCTQCGCVITTMIETVRHFPPDLSSLRSLAKLRTN from the coding sequence ATGGTTTCGATGGGAGAACTTAGAGATCTTGCGAATCTTTCGAAACTTATTTGGAAGATGAATAGAAAACAAGAATTCGGGTTCAGCTTTAATGTAGCCGATCGTTGCCCAATAGGATGTGACTGCTATTGGCGAGCTCAGCGAAGAGTTAAGGAACTATCAGACGATCAAGTTATTAAATTCTTTAACGAAAAGAAAGAGAAGGGGTATCTCATTGTAACATTGGTGGGCGGTGAGCCATATGTTAGGCCAGAGCTTCTTGAAAAAATAACACCTATCATACCGGCAAATTGGCTTGTCACATCTGGGACAACTCCTCTTAGAAAATTTCCCTGTACCACTCATTTCGTATCTGTTGATGGAGTAAATGCTGAAACACACGATGCTGTGCGAAAAAGTTCGGGTCTTTATAACAGAATTATTAAGAACATCAGTAGAGCTCGCGCCGCGTGGCAAATTTTCCCAATATATATACATACAGTTCTTAATACTAAAAACCAAAATCAGGTCAGAGAGATTCTTCGGACTTGGCTTAGTAATGGACTTGCAGATGGTGTTGTGTTTAGCACTCATACGCCCATAAAAGGAGCGGGAGACAGTACATTGCGCCTCTCAAGATTTGAGCGTATTAATATTGTTAAAGAACTTCAGAGGTGTAAAGATGAATTTGGCGATTTTCTAGTTAATACTAAGGCAATGATTCGGTTTTTACATCCTGATTTTACCGATAGTCAAAATCCAACTAAGTGTGGCACGGCACATTTTGTTCCTTCTTTTGATGCATCTGGTGGGCGGATGAAACAGTGCATTCTTTCAGAAAAGGCTGATTGTACTCAATGCGGTTGTGTAATAACAACAATGATAGAAACCGTTAGGCATTTCCCTCCAGATTTAAGCAGCCTTCGGAGTCTTGCAAAACTCAGGACAAATTAA
- a CDS encoding D-alanyl-D-alanine carboxypeptidase family protein has product MNTPKFSTSAEDKKLIVSILEKIEKKKKNSEVRIIGFEHLFKFLSDKEKILVKKFRDINPLIFGFKGRYLRIQGVPKNLVAIRGQKYKSKDKIEKIETQYLPKPVFEAYKKLNSVLFKDIKKKLLVDSGYRSPAYQVITFLWYLNFHKFNFSKTIKRVAIPGYSEHGFPKGQAVDFITTDGVPNDEKPLDFAKTIEYNWLLKNADKFGFYQSYPRNNKLGAMFEPWHWQFRK; this is encoded by the coding sequence ATGAATACACCAAAATTTTCAACATCAGCCGAAGATAAGAAACTCATAGTTTCTATTCTGGAAAAAATAGAAAAGAAAAAGAAAAATAGCGAAGTAAGAATAATTGGCTTTGAGCATCTTTTTAAGTTTCTCAGTGATAAAGAGAAAATTTTGGTAAAAAAATTTCGAGATATCAATCCTTTAATCTTTGGGTTCAAGGGTCGCTATCTTAGAATACAGGGTGTTCCAAAAAATCTTGTAGCAATACGCGGCCAGAAATATAAGTCAAAAGATAAGATAGAAAAAATCGAAACTCAGTATCTCCCGAAGCCTGTTTTCGAGGCATACAAAAAATTAAACAGCGTGCTTTTCAAAGACATAAAAAAGAAACTTTTAGTAGATTCTGGTTATCGTTCGCCAGCATACCAAGTTATAACTTTTTTATGGTATTTAAACTTTCACAAATTCAACTTTTCTAAAACTATCAAACGCGTAGCCATACCGGGCTACAGTGAACACGGTTTTCCAAAAGGGCAAGCAGTTGATTTTATCACTACTGATGGAGTCCCAAACGATGAAAAGCCGCTAGATTTTGCAAAAACTATTGAATACAACTGGCTTTTGAAAAATGCCGATAAATTTGGATTTTACCAATCATATCCGCGGAATAATAAATTAGGCGCTATGTTTGAGCCTTGGCATTGGCAATTTAGAAAATAG
- a CDS encoding HAD family hydrolase encodes MKKFILFDFDGVMADSFQPAFEIQKMICPHITEDTYRKRFEGNINDWEEPINVHTEECRHDIDFFTEYIPRMKKEVQIVPGIKDVIIELEKNYTLIVISSTITSPIQEFLERHDLANHFAQIMGNDVHTSKVEKMKMVFERYNVEPKNCVFITDTLGDMHEAEKMSVGAIGITWGFHTPETLLRGKPFRLVENLDDLLTAVADYFKVK; translated from the coding sequence ATGAAAAAATTCATTCTTTTTGATTTTGACGGTGTCATGGCCGATTCATTCCAGCCAGCTTTTGAAATTCAGAAAATGATTTGTCCTCATATAACCGAAGATACGTATCGGAAACGTTTTGAAGGAAACATCAACGATTGGGAAGAACCAATAAATGTTCACACGGAAGAATGTCGGCACGATATTGATTTCTTTACGGAATACATTCCAAGAATGAAAAAAGAAGTCCAAATCGTGCCCGGAATTAAAGACGTTATTATTGAGCTAGAAAAGAATTATACACTCATTGTCATTTCTTCCACGATTACAAGCCCGATTCAAGAATTTTTGGAAAGACACGATTTGGCCAATCATTTTGCTCAAATCATGGGCAATGATGTACATACAAGCAAAGTTGAGAAAATGAAAATGGTTTTTGAGAGATACAACGTCGAACCAAAAAACTGCGTTTTTATCACTGACACTTTAGGCGATATGCACGAAGCCGAAAAAATGAGTGTTGGAGCAATCGGTATTACTTGGGGATTTCACACACCAGAAACCTTGCTCCGCGGAAAACCATTTCGTCTTGTTGAAAATCTGGACGACCTTTTGACTGCCGTTGCGGATTACTTTAAGGTAAAGTAA